In one Notolabrus celidotus isolate fNotCel1 chromosome 1, fNotCel1.pri, whole genome shotgun sequence genomic region, the following are encoded:
- the LOC117816797 gene encoding transcription factor HES-5-like — protein sequence MAPTITAAMTNSQEHLTLTHKLRKPLVEKLRRERINSSIEQLKTLLGPEFQNQQPDSKLEKADILEMTVCVLRRLQQRNQTVNSAAVNQGYSRCVKEATHFLSREQVNMKSKRRLLNHFNKLQSSSEKNLREADFSPLSSTVQTSISKEKSPVNSAPWRPW from the exons ATGGCTCCTACAATCACTGCAGCAATGACCAACTCTCAGGAGCACCTCACTCTGACTCACAAG ctcagaAAGCCTCTGGTGGAGAAGTTACGCAGAGAGCGAATCAACAGCAGCATCGAGCAGCTCAAGACTCTCCTGGGTCCAGAGTTCCAGAACCAGCAGCCAGACTCCAAGCTGGAGAAAGCAGACATTCTGGAGATGACAGTTTGTGTCCTGAGACGACTGCAGCAGAGGAATCAAACTGTGAactcagcagctgtcaatcagggCTACTCCAGGTGTGTCAAAGAGGCGACTCACTTCCTGTCCAGGGAGCAGGTGAACATGAAGTCCAAGAGGAGACTGCTGAACCACTTCAACAAGCTGCAGTCTTCCTCTGAGAAGAACCTGAGAGAGGCTGacttctctcctctcagctccACAGTCCAGACCAGCATCAGCAAGGAGAAAAGTCCAGTGAACAGCGCTCCCTGGAGGCCGTGGTAG